The Deltaproteobacteria bacterium genomic interval CTATCCGCCGGAAGCGCTGGAGCAGGCAAAGCTCGATGCCGAGGGGCTCTTCGAAACCAACGAGATCATCCGCCTGCGCTAGACCTCGATCAATCCCTTCCGCAGCCCCTCCGTGACCGCTTCCACCCGGTTCGTCACCTCGAGCTTGTCGTAGATGTGCTCGAGGTGCGTCCGGACGGTGGCCCGCGAGAGATCGAGCACGCCGGCGGCCTCGTTGTTCGACAGGCCCTTCGCGATCAGCCGGAGGATCTCCACCTCGCGTTCGGTCAACGGACGGGTGGGAGGCTCCTCGCGCAGGGCCGGTTTCCCCTCCGTCTCGGAGACGCGAAAATGACGGAGGAGTCGCCGCGCCAGGCTCGGCTGGATCACGCTGCCGCCCGCCTTCACCTCGCGGATGGCGTCGAGGATCTTCTCCGAGCTCGCGCCTTTCAGCAGATACCCGGAGGCGCCGGCCTTCACCGCGTCGAGGACCTTCTCCTCCTCGTCGAAGATGGTGAAGATCAGGACCTCGATCGATGGCCACTTCCGCTTCACCTGGCGGGTCACTTCGATTCCGCTCATGCGCGGCAAGCCCAGGTCCTGGAGAAGCACGTCGGGCTGCTTCTGCTGCAGCAGCTCGAGCACCGCCTCGCCGGAAAGCGCGGTGCCGACCACCTCGATCTCCGGCGACTCCTGCAGGATCTTCACCTGCGCCTTGAGGATCTGCGGCTGATCCTCGCAGACGACGACCTCGATTTTCCTTGCGGGTGCGGCGCTCATCGCTCCAGCTCCTCTCCGGCGTGGACCCCGAGCTCGATGCACGTACCCTTTCCGGGCGCCGACGTCATCCGGAAGTCGCCCGATACCTTCTTTGCGCGCTCCCGCATGTTGGCGAGCCCGTAATGGCCCGCCCGAGAGAGGGTTGCGGGGTCGGAGGGCAGGGTGAAACCAGGCCCGCGGTCGTGGATCGTCAGCTTGGCGCGTTCCTCGTCGAACGCCAGGCTGACTTTGACGACCGTTCCCTTCGGACAATGCTTTGCGGCGTTGGTCACCGCCTCCTGCAGCACCCGGAACAGGGCCAGCGCGCTCTCCGGGCCGACCGATCGCTCGGGTCCGGTGCGCTCGAAACGCACGTCCAGACGATGCCGTCCGGAGGCGAGCCTGCAGTAGTCCGAGACGGTGCCGACGAGGTCGAAGTCCTCCTTCATCATCCGCAGGCTGCGGCGCAGCTCATCCATCGATTCGGAGGCCGCGTCGTGGAGGTCGGAAAGCTCCTTGCGAATGGTGGGCAGGATCACGGCGCGAGCCTCGGTGTTTCCCGACAGGCGCGCGCGCACTTCCGAGCCGTCGATCATGTTCAGCAGGTATTCGCTCTGGATCACGACCGAGGAGAGCACGCCTCCGAGCCCGTCGTGGATTTCGCGCGCCAGCCGGTTCCGCTCGTCGACGATGGCCATGTCGCGCAGCGCCGTGGAGAGCTTCTGCAGCTCCCGGTGCTTCGTCCGGTCGCGCTCGTTCAGGTACACGATCACGTAGACGAGGATGCAATTGATCGCCGAGTACCAGAGCAGGATGAAGACATCGATCTGCGTCAGCGCGTGGCCGCCGAGCACCTGGCTGGCCTTCGCCACCACCGGGAAGGCAAGCAGCGGCGGGACCACGGCGAGTGGAGTGGGAAAGAGGAGGACGAACTGGATGGTGAAGAGCAACTGGGCCGCAAGCAGCGGACTGCGGAGCCCACCGGTGACGCTCACCAGCCAGACCAGCACGCAGAGGTCGGCGCAGAGCGTGGCGAAGGTCAGCGCCTTGCCCAACTTCTTGCGCGCGAGGAAGAGGTAGTTCGCGGCGCTGTACGCGACCATCAGCAGGTAGACGGCGAACGGCTTCGACCCCCGGATGCCGAACGCCGCCGACCACGACGGCACCCCGATGACGCCGAGGCCGAGCACCAGGAACGCGAGCCGGGCATAGAACAGCGCCCGGGCCCGGGTGAGGAAGCGGTCCTCCTGGAAGACGCGCGACCTCTCGGTGCGCTCGGGCCGCGCCGCGAAGAGCCCACCGCGCGACGGCGCGCCGACCAGCGTCCCCCTCTCCCCCATGCGCGCGCGACGATAGCAGCGCGCTCGGGCGACGGGCAATCAAGGGCCCGCGTCAGCTCCGCAGGCGCGCGCGATGTCGGGATGGCGCGTGAAAACGTACTGCTCGCGCGGTGTCGACCGGCCCGTCTTCTCGTCGAACAGAGGGGTGCCGCCCGGGTACATCGTCCCCTCCGGATCCCCGAACGGATTCAGTCCCTTTGCAGCGAGCTGCTGGTCGAGGCAGGACCCGGCGGGCGCGGTCGGTGGCGCCGGCGGCGCCTCCTGGCGGCACGGCGCGGCGAGCAGCGCAACCAGGGTTGCCCAGCGCGTCATCGCTGCTATCCTGCCCGGCGGCGGCGAGGAACGCCAGATGACGCCACTTCTGCGCTGGGGCGACGCGCTCTTGAAGCTGGAGCTGTTCCGGCCTCGCGGGTCAGTCGCCGATCGCGTTCCCACGCCGTCCCGCGTCGTGGACCTGACCGGAAACCAGGCGCTCTCGCTCGCGCGACATGGAGCGACCTTCGCTCTTCGCGGCGCGGTCACGTACGAGATGCATGCGGCGCTTCGGATGTGGGGTGTGGCCGTGGTGAAACGCGCGGATCCCTGGACGCCGGATCCGTCGCTCTTTGCCCGCACGCTCGGCGCGGAGTTGCTCGAGCAACTGTCCGAAGCCCCGCCCCTCGTCGTCTGCCCCGCGGCGGACGGCGCGGCCTTGCTCGGCGCTCTGCAGGCTTTGCGCCAGCGCTGGCCTCGGGTGCGCGGCGTCGCGTTGATCGCCGCGGATACCGAGCTGCCCGATCTCCCTCGCTCCTCCGACCTGCCCCGAGAGATCGACCGGATCCGGGTGGGTCGCGCGGATGCCGCGCGGGCGCGGGCTCGCGTCGGCCGCGAGCTCGGCTTGCTGGCGTCGCATGCAGGCGCTGCCGCGGCGGCGTTCGCCCACGGCCAGGGAGGGGTTGCAATCGTGAGCGGACCCGGCGAGCGCGAGTTCTCGCTCGAGCCAGCGGCATGAAGACCGCCGTGCTCCTCGGCGCCGGCGGACTTGGCTGCCCCGCGGCGCTTGCGCTCGCCGAATCCCAGCCGGATCTGCGGCTCATCATCGTCGATCCCGACCGCGTCGATCGGTCCAATCTCGCGCGCCAGATCCTGTACGGCGAAGCGGACCTCGGCGCGCACAAGGCGGAGGTGGCAGCCCGCCGCACCGGCGGGGAAGCGCGGGTGGCCCGATTCGACGCCGCGACCGCGGACGAGCTGCTCGCGGACGCGGACGTCCTGCTCGACGGCACCGACGATTTTCCCACCCGCTTTCTCGCCAACGACGAGGCGCTCCGCCGCGGGATCCCACTCGTCCACGGAGCCGCGCTGGGATGGACTGGCCAACTCCTCACCGTCCTGCCGGGCCGGACGGCCTGCTTGCGATGCCTGTTCGAGGGTCCGCCGGATCATGCGCCCACCTGCGCCGAAGCCGGCGTCCTCGCGGCGCTCTGCGGTCTGGTCGGAGCCGCGATGGCACGCGCCGCCCTGGCGGTCCTGCGCCGCGATCCCGAAGCGGGCGTGTTGCACCGCTGGGATGCGCGGACGGGGACGCACCGTCCGCTCCCGCTCGAGCGCGATCCGGCGTGCGCCGCCTGCGCCGCCGCGGCATCCTATGAGGCAAGGAGTTGACGACATGCCTGTGACCGTGAAGATCCCCGCCCCGCTGCGCCCGCTGACCGCCAACCAGGGCGAGGTCGCTGTCGAGAATGCCGGAACCGTCCAGGCCGTCCTGGAGCAGCTCTCGCGGAAGTACCCCGGCATCCGGGAAAAGCTGCTCGACGACAAGGGCGCGCTGCGGCGGTACGTGAACCTCTTCCGCAACGACGAGGACGTGCGCCACGCCCAAGGCCTCGGCACCGAGCTGAAGGAAGGCGATCGGCTGACCATCGTGCCGGCGATCGCCGGCGGATGCTGACTCCGGAGCAACAGGAGCGGTACTCCCGTCACTTGCTGCTGGACGGCTTCGATCAGGACCGGGTCCGTGCCGCTTCCTTCCAAGTCGTCGGCAGGGGCCTCGCAGCGCTCTGGGCAGCGCGATATCTGGCCGTGAGCGGATGCGGCCGCGTGGTGGTCGACGAACCGGACTGGCACGACGAGCTCCGCCGTCTCGCGCCTTGGACCTCCTTCTCGGGCCCGGTTCAAAGAGAGATCATTGTTTCCACCGGGGCGCGCCGCGAAGGAGCGGATGCGGCGATGGAAGGAGCGCAGGCCGCAATCGACGCGATTCGGCAGGTGCTGGCGACGTGATCCTCGATTCGCTCACGCAGGCGGTCGGCAACACACCGCTGGTGCGGCTGCCTTCCCTCGAGCCACCGGGAGTCGAGATCCATGCCAAGCTGGAGTGGTTCAACCCTGGCGGAAGCGTGAAGGATCGCGCCGCCCTGCGCATGGTCCAGGAAGCGCTGCCCATCCTGCGCGGGAGGACGTTGCTCGACTCGACCAGCGGGAACACCGGTATCGCGTATGCGTGGATCGGAGCGGCGCTGAAGATTCCCGTCGCCTTGGTGATGCCGGAGAACGTCAGCGAAGCGCGCAAGCGCATTGCGCGCCACTTCGGGGCCCGGATCATCTTCAGCGACCCGCTCGAGCAGTCCGACGGCGCCATCCGCCTCGCGCGACAGCTCGCCGAGGAGGAGCCCGAGCGGTGGTTCTACATCGACCAGTACTCGAACGAAGCGAACCCGCGTGCGCACGAGGCGGGCACCGCGCCGGAGATCTGGGAACAGACAGAGGGACGCGTCACGCATGCCGTGATCGGGATCGGCACCGGAGGGACGATCATGGGGACCGGCCGGGGCCTCAAGGCCCGGAACCGGAACATCGAGGTCATCGCGGTCGAGCCCGCCGAGGCGCTGCATGGGCTCGAAGGCCTCAAGCACATGCCCTCGAGCATCGTGCCGGGCATCTACAAGGAGTCCGAGCTGGATCGGAAGCTGAGCGTTGCGACCGATCCCGGTTGGGACATGGCCGAGCGACTGATCAAGGAGGAGGGCCTGCTCGCCGGCCACAGCGCCGGTGCCGCCGCCGTGGGTGCGACGCAGATCGCGCGCGAGCTCGCCGACGCTGGGCGGCGCGGAGTGATCGTGACGTTGTTTCCGGATCGCGCCGACCGGTACATTGCGCCACCATGATTCCGGACGACGCGCTGCGAGAGATCGCGCGCCACGCGCGCGAAACGTATCCGGCGGAATGCTGCGGCCTCTTGGTCGCGGATGCGTCGGGCGCGTTGCGCTTCCAGGCTATCGCGAACATTGCCGGTAGCGACAAAGGCTCGGCGACCAGCGGCCGATCGCGCCGGGACGGCTACGTCATGGATCCGAAGGCCGTTCTCGAGGCGCTGGAGGCGGTCGACCGGTCGGGCGGTCGCCTGTGGGGCATCGTCCACTCCCACCCGGACGTCGGTGCCTACTTCTCTAGTGAAGACAGGGACATGGCCTTGGGTGGAGGCGAGGAACCCCTCTGGCCAGGCGTCCGGTATCTCGTTGTCTCGGTCCGCGGCGGCCAGGTCGAAGGCGCACGCTTGTACGCTTGGGACAGCTCACGACACGATTTCTGGGAAGAAGAACTACCAGCGATTACGTCATTTTCCTGAATATCCTTCCGGCGAGTAATCCCCCGAGCATATTCCTTGCCACAGTAGGGGAAGGTCGGTATGGTGCGCCGACTTTCCGAAGGAGATCGCGGGTCCATGAACCTGGGTATGATGGGAACGAGCGGGTTTACCGTTTGGCTGACCGGAATGAGCGGTTCGGGAAAATCCACGCTTGCTCAGGGACTGGCCAACCGCCTGCGGCGGCTCGGGAAAGTGGTCGACGTGCTCGATGGGCCCGACCTGGAGCAGATGCTCAACGTCGGCGGCGCCGCCACCAAGGACGAGCGAAACGCCGAAGCGCGCAAGCTCGCCTGGGTGTGCAGGCTCGTGACTCGCGGCGGCGGGATCATCATCCAGTCCGCCATCGAGAGCCCGTATCGCGAGGCGCGCGACGACGCGCGCAGGAGCATCGGCCGCTTCGCCGAGGTCTTCGTCGAATGTCCGACGGAGACGCTCATTCAGCGGGACAAGTCAGGCAAGTACAAGCGCGCTCTGGCAGGAGAGCTGAAGACGCTCCCGGGGATCACCGAGCCGTACGAGCCGCCCACTCACGCCGAGGTGGTCGTCGACACCAGCAAGCACACCGTCGACGAGGCCGTGGAGCACATCCTCGGGCAGCTCGTCGCGCAGCACCTGCTCGATCCGGCGGTCGCGGCCATGAAGGGAAGGCCGCGGGTCCAGGCGCGCGCGGCGACGACGAAGCCGCCCAAGCCAGAGAAGAAGATCCTCAAGATGCCCGCCCGCAAGGCGGCCAAGGCGAAGCGCGCGCCACCCGCGCGGCGGCAGACGGCTGCACGCACCGCGCGCGCAGACCGCCCGCGCATGGCCGCGGGCGGAAAGCGCAAGCGCTGAGCTACATCCGGTAGGCCAGCATCAGCTGCGTCACGAACCCGAACGAGCTGCCGCCGGTGCTGGGGAGCACGGGACCGAACCGGGTATTGATGCCGACCGCGAGCCGCGGGTCGACATGGAATTCCACCGCTGGTCCGAACATCGGTGAGATCCAGAATGAAACCGGGCTGGGTGTCACGTAGAGCGTCATGTTCAGGTCGACGCCGAATGCGGCCGTGATGTCGCGATTCACGGCGTAACCGACGATAGCGCCGACCGGGAACGCAATGCCGAACAGCGCCGGGCTGTAGGTGAACAGCTTGATGCCCGGGTCGACGTGCAGCAGCACGGAGAGGCGATCGCTGCGCAGGGCCACCATCCGGTACGGGACGCGAAATCCGATGCCGAACTGACTGGCCTCGGTGGCTCCCTCGACGCCGAACAACAGGTCGAACTTCGCGCCGACGTCGGTGTCACGGCTCAGTCCGTGTGTGATGCCGAACGTGACGCTCGGCCATCCAAACTCGCCGCTCACCACGTTGACGCCGTTGCC includes:
- a CDS encoding M67 family metallopeptidase, encoding MIPDDALREIARHARETYPAECCGLLVADASGALRFQAIANIAGSDKGSATSGRSRRDGYVMDPKAVLEALEAVDRSGGRLWGIVHSHPDVGAYFSSEDRDMALGGGEEPLWPGVRYLVVSVRGGQVEGARLYAWDSSRHDFWEEELPAITSFS
- a CDS encoding response regulator transcription factor, which translates into the protein MSAAPARKIEVVVCEDQPQILKAQVKILQESPEIEVVGTALSGEAVLELLQQKQPDVLLQDLGLPRMSGIEVTRQVKRKWPSIEVLIFTIFDEEEKVLDAVKAGASGYLLKGASSEKILDAIREVKAGGSVIQPSLARRLLRHFRVSETEGKPALREEPPTRPLTEREVEILRLIAKGLSNNEAAGVLDLSRATVRTHLEHIYDKLEVTNRVEAVTEGLRKGLIEV
- a CDS encoding sensor histidine kinase — protein: MGERGTLVGAPSRGGLFAARPERTERSRVFQEDRFLTRARALFYARLAFLVLGLGVIGVPSWSAAFGIRGSKPFAVYLLMVAYSAANYLFLARKKLGKALTFATLCADLCVLVWLVSVTGGLRSPLLAAQLLFTIQFVLLFPTPLAVVPPLLAFPVVAKASQVLGGHALTQIDVFILLWYSAINCILVYVIVYLNERDRTKHRELQKLSTALRDMAIVDERNRLAREIHDGLGGVLSSVVIQSEYLLNMIDGSEVRARLSGNTEARAVILPTIRKELSDLHDAASESMDELRRSLRMMKEDFDLVGTVSDYCRLASGRHRLDVRFERTGPERSVGPESALALFRVLQEAVTNAAKHCPKGTVVKVSLAFDEERAKLTIHDRGPGFTLPSDPATLSRAGHYGLANMRERAKKVSGDFRMTSAPGKGTCIELGVHAGEELER
- a CDS encoding MoaD/ThiS family protein — translated: MPVTVKIPAPLRPLTANQGEVAVENAGTVQAVLEQLSRKYPGIREKLLDDKGALRRYVNLFRNDEDVRHAQGLGTELKEGDRLTIVPAIAGGC
- a CDS encoding pyridoxal-phosphate dependent enzyme, with product MRPRGGRRTGLARRAPPSRALDLLLGPGSKRDHCFHRGAPRRSGCGDGRSAGRNRRDSAGAGDVILDSLTQAVGNTPLVRLPSLEPPGVEIHAKLEWFNPGGSVKDRAALRMVQEALPILRGRTLLDSTSGNTGIAYAWIGAALKIPVALVMPENVSEARKRIARHFGARIIFSDPLEQSDGAIRLARQLAEEEPERWFYIDQYSNEANPRAHEAGTAPEIWEQTEGRVTHAVIGIGTGGTIMGTGRGLKARNRNIEVIAVEPAEALHGLEGLKHMPSSIVPGIYKESELDRKLSVATDPGWDMAERLIKEEGLLAGHSAGAAAVGATQIARELADAGRRGVIVTLFPDRADRYIAPP
- the cysC gene encoding adenylyl-sulfate kinase, producing the protein MVRRLSEGDRGSMNLGMMGTSGFTVWLTGMSGSGKSTLAQGLANRLRRLGKVVDVLDGPDLEQMLNVGGAATKDERNAEARKLAWVCRLVTRGGGIIIQSAIESPYREARDDARRSIGRFAEVFVECPTETLIQRDKSGKYKRALAGELKTLPGITEPYEPPTHAEVVVDTSKHTVDEAVEHILGQLVAQHLLDPAVAAMKGRPRVQARAATTKPPKPEKKILKMPARKAAKAKRAPPARRQTAARTARADRPRMAAGGKRKR
- a CDS encoding HesA/MoeB/ThiF family protein, which produces MARENVLLARCRPARLLVEQRGAARVHRPLRIPERIQSLCSELLVEAGPGGRGRWRRRRLLAARRGEQRNQGCPARHRCYPARRRRGTPDDATSALGRRALEAGAVPASRVSRRSRSHAVPRRGPDRKPGALARATWSDLRSSRRGHVRDACGASDVGCGRGETRGSLDAGSVALCPHARRGVARATVRSPAPRRLPRGGRRGLARRSAGFAPALASGARRRVDRRGYRAARSPSLLRPAPRDRPDPGGSRGCRAGAGSRRPRARLAGVACRRCRGGVRPRPGRGCNRERTRRARVLARASGMKTAVLLGAGGLGCPAALALAESQPDLRLIIVDPDRVDRSNLARQILYGEADLGAHKAEVAARRTGGEARVARFDAATADELLADADVLLDGTDDFPTRFLANDEALRRGIPLVHGAALGWTGQLLTVLPGRTACLRCLFEGPPDHAPTCAEAGVLAALCGLVGAAMARAALAVLRRDPEAGVLHRWDARTGTHRPLPLERDPACAACAAAASYEARS